From Haloglomus litoreum, the proteins below share one genomic window:
- a CDS encoding 50S ribosomal protein L39e: MGKKSKASKKRLAKLEKQNSRVPAWVIMKTDRETTRNPKRRNWRRNDTDE; this comes from the coding sequence ATGGGTAAGAAGTCGAAGGCCTCCAAGAAGCGGCTGGCCAAGCTCGAGAAGCAGAACAGCCGGGTCCCCGCGTGGGTCATCATGAAGACGGACCGCGAGACCACCCGCAACCCCAAGCGCCGCAACTGGCGGCGGAACGACACGGACGAGTAG
- a CDS encoding 50S ribosomal protein L31e — MSASDFEERVVTVPLRDVQAAAKHKRADKAMSIIRGHLAKHFKVEEDDVRLDPSINEEVWSRGRKKPPSKLRVRAARFEEDGEAVVEAETA, encoded by the coding sequence ATGAGCGCGAGTGACTTCGAGGAGCGTGTGGTGACGGTGCCGCTGCGCGACGTACAGGCCGCAGCCAAGCACAAGCGCGCGGACAAGGCGATGAGCATCATCCGCGGCCACCTCGCGAAGCACTTCAAGGTCGAGGAGGACGACGTCCGCCTCGACCCCTCCATCAACGAGGAGGTCTGGTCGCGCGGCCGCAAGAAGCCGCCGTCCAAGCTCCGCGTGCGTGCGGCCCGCTTCGAGGAGGACGGCGAGGCCGTCGTCGAAGCAGAGACCGCGTAA
- a CDS encoding translation initiation factor IF-6, with protein sequence MLRAAFGGSSYIGVFSRATDDCLLIRRDAEDDVREAFAEELEVPTVPTTVGGSATVGALATGNTNGILVSSRANEREIERIEDATGLPVGELPGRVNAAGNVVCCNDHGAYVHPDLSRKAVQAVEETLDVPVERGDLAGVRTVGTAAVATNRGVLCHPKSTDEELDFLEDLLDVPADLGTINYGGPLVGSGLVANEHGFVVGQDTSGPELGRIENALGYID encoded by the coding sequence GTGCTCCGCGCGGCATTCGGGGGCTCGTCGTACATCGGCGTCTTCAGCCGCGCCACCGACGACTGTCTCCTCATCCGGCGCGACGCCGAGGACGATGTCCGCGAGGCGTTCGCCGAGGAACTCGAGGTGCCGACCGTCCCCACGACGGTCGGCGGCTCGGCCACCGTCGGCGCGCTCGCGACCGGCAACACCAACGGCATCCTCGTCAGCAGCCGCGCCAACGAGCGCGAGATCGAGCGCATCGAGGACGCGACCGGACTGCCGGTCGGCGAACTCCCCGGCCGGGTGAACGCCGCCGGCAACGTCGTCTGCTGTAACGACCACGGCGCCTACGTCCACCCGGACCTCTCCCGGAAGGCCGTCCAGGCCGTCGAGGAGACGCTCGACGTGCCCGTCGAGCGCGGCGACCTCGCGGGCGTTCGGACGGTCGGCACGGCGGCGGTCGCCACCAACCGGGGCGTCCTCTGCCACCCGAAGTCGACCGACGAGGAACTGGACTTCCTCGAGGACCTGCTGGACGTGCCCGCGGACCTCGGGACCATCAACTACGGCGGCCCGCTGGTCGGCTCCGGACTGGTTGCCAACGAGCACGGCTTCGTCGTCGGGCAGGACACCTCCGGTCCGGAGCTGGGCCGCATCGAGAACGCGCTCGGCTACATCGACTGA